From Pontibacillus halophilus JSM 076056 = DSM 19796, one genomic window encodes:
- a CDS encoding transposase encodes MTKRSRRTFTEEFKKQMVQLYQNGKPRKQIIEEYELNPSTFDNWVSRFEKSGSFKEKDNRTPEENELIRLRKENQR; translated from the coding sequence ATGACTAAGAGGTCCAGACGTACGTTCACAGAGGAGTTTAAGAAGCAGATGGTCCAGCTTTATCAGAACGGTAAACCTAGGAAACAGATTATTGAAGAGTACGAGCTGAATCCTTCTACCTTTGATAATTGGGTGAGCCGATTTGAGAAGTCCGGGTCCTTTAAAGAGAAGGACAATCGCACTCCTGAAGAAAATGAGTTGATTCGTCTTCGGAAGGAAAATCAACG